The genomic stretch ATATAACATAAAATTTAGATAAATTATCTTTGAAATAATTGTACAAATTTTCTATATCGTTGAAGTCATTGTACGATTTTTATTTAAATAATCTAGTTTTTTAATACCATCTTTTCATTTATTTTAAGATAAAGATTCATTAAAAAAACTACATTTCCCATCACTTTCCACGCACAATATTGAAGATGTCTTACCCCAATCTCCAAGAACAATGCGCATTCCCTCTGTAATTTCATGAATATTTTGTCGATGGGTATGCCCATGAATAACAGTTTTTACCTGAAATTGACGCATAATTTTAGTCACAAAATCTGCATTTACATCCATAATTTCTATCGCTTTTTGACGTTTATCCGCTTGGCTCTTTTGTCTAATTTTTTGTGCAATTTTAAGTCGTAATGCTAGTGGTAATTTTAAAAATAACCATTGTCGCCATTTTTGTTGTACTTTTTTACGATATTGCTGATATTTAACATCATCAATACATAAAGTATCCCCATGGCACAATAATGTTGGCTTACCATATAAATCAATGACTGTATAATCTGGCAGTAACGTCATGTGACATGCTTGTGCAAAACGTTTTCCGACTAAAAAATCACGGTTTCCTGCTACAAAATAACATTCGATACCTTGTTCAGATAATTCTAGAAGTTGTGTTTTAACGATATCAATAACAGGTGATTTTTCATCATCACCAATCCAAAAATCAAAAAGATCACCAAGAATATAAAGTTTATCTGCCGTTTTAGCGTGTTTTTGTATGAAATCAACAAATAGTGCAGTTAAATCTGGGCGACCATCACTTAAATGTAAATCAGAAATAAAAAAAGTTTTGTGCATAAATAAAAATCCAAAAAAATTTAATCTAGACTATCATTTTTTTCGACGCTTCTATATAAAAATTGCTATACTTAGGAGAATTTTTTTGAATGGATTTTAAATTATGCTTGCTATTATTCGTTTTATACTTGTACTAATTTCTTGTATTTTAATTTGTCTTTTGGGAACAATTTATTCACTTATTCGTTTTAAAAATCCGAATAATGTAGGGCAAATTTCTCGTTGGTTTGGGCGTTTAAACCGCTTATTTGGACTTAAAGTAGAATATCGTTTCAATCCTAAATCACCTACCACGCCTGCTATTTACATTAGTAACCACCAAAACAACTATGACATGGTAACCTTAGCTTATATGGTACAACCTCGTACTGTAAGTGTCGGTAAACGTTCTCTTATGTGGATTCCTCTTTTTGGTATTCTTTTCTGGGCAAGTGGTAATATCTTCCTTGATCGCAATAATCGCAAAAAAGCTCAGCATACGATGAATGAATTAGCGAACCGTATTAATAAAGATCAACTCTCTCTTTGGATATTCCCTGAAGGTACCCGTAGTCGTGGTCGTGGTTTATTACCTTTTAAAACGGGTGCATTCCATGCCGCTATTGCTGCTGGAGTACCTATTGTGCCAGTTATTTGTTCAACTACCCATAATCAAGTAAAATGGAATCGTTGGGATAATGGCTACGCCATCTGCGAAGAACTCGATCCAATTGATGTAAGCGGTTATACTCGAGACAATGTCCGTGAATTAGCTGCTTACTGCCGTGATGTTATGGAAAAACGTATTGCTGAGCTAGATGCTGAAGTAGCTGCAAAAGAGAAAATGAAAAAAGATTAATACTATGAAAACGCCTCGTATTTCACGTCGTCAATTCTTTAAGCTAGCTGGTGCTACTTCTGCACTATCCTTGATACCAGAAAGTGTGCTTGCGGCAACTAGAAAACCTTTAATCATTCCCCCTCTTTTATCAAATGAGAGAGGGAGACCTGTTTTTCTCACAATAAGTACTGCTCAAGCTACACTGAGTAATTCCATTATCAACGTTTGGGGATTTAATGGTCGTTATCTTGGTCCTACCATTAAATTACAACGTGGGGAATTTGCTAAATTTAGCTGGCAAAATCAACTTTCTCAGTCTTTAGCTATTAGTTTGCAAGGATTACAAACTGAGGGTGAGCTTTATGGCGATCTTTCTCGAACGCTAAAACCTCAACAAAGCTGGGCACCAATTGTCCCTATCAGTCAACCGCCAGGTTGCCTTTATTATCATGCCTGTACTTGGAAAAATTCTGCTTATCAAACTTATCGAGGACTCGCAGGGCTTTGTATTGTAGAAGATCCTAAACTCAATGTTGATTTACCTAATCAATATGGTGTGACAGATATTCCGCTTATTCTCCAAGATATGCAATTAAGCGAAAAAGGGGAACAGATATATCAAACTGATGATTATCATTTTTTTGGTAATCGTCTTTTTGTGAACGGTCAAGAAAATTCATTTTTTAATGCATTAACAGGCATGATTCGGTTACGTTTGGTTAATGCTTCGGTAAGTCGTGCTTATCATCTGCATTTTGAAGATGATCGCTCATTTCAATTAATTGCTCGTGATCAAGGATTTTTACCCCAAGCTGTTACGGTAAAATCATTACATTTAGCTCCAAGTGCACGGGCAGAAATTTTAGTAGATCTCTCTCAAGGTGGAAATGCAAAACTTTTAGCAGGTGAAAAACAAGATTTATTTAATCGCATAAAAGATCTGTTCGACCCTCATATTTTGACGAATCATCTTGTTGTTGAATTACGAACTATGGGACTTGCTTCTGCTTTCAATTCGCCTAAACATTATCAATTTCCAACAGATGCGCCTACAGCTTTAAATTCAGCAATACAACAAACCCGCCATATTCTAATTGATACGGAAAAGGCAACAATGAATGGGGAAACATTTGATCCTCGACGACTTGATATTCGTGCTCGCAAAGGGACTACTGAACGTTGGATTATTCAAACAACTAATCCGACTACTTTCTGCGTTCGAGGTGCTAAGTTTGTCGTATCCAAAGTAGGAAAACAGCCCCAATCACCCGAAACCCTCTCCTGGTGTGATAGTGTTTACATCCCAAATACTGTCGAACTACTGGTTCGTTTTGACGAGCATTCTAGTAATCAATTTCCATTTTTCTATGGCGCTGCAGATCTTGCTCTGGTAGATGCAGGGTGCATGGGAAGTCTAGTGGTAGAATAAATATTAAAAAGACACAAATTTCAACGTTGTGTCTTTTTAACATATTCTTCTCATCGAATTTCTAAATTTAGGTAAATGACGAAAATAATACTCATTAACAGAACAATTATCATAAATGTGATCAAGGTTAATGAAATGTGAATTGATTTTAATTTAGACTCAAACTCTTTTTTTAATGAATGAAGTGCAATAAGATTGTTTCCCTTCATCGTTAAGCGTTCTTTTAGTTCTATTTTCTCACTTTGTGAAATACTCTCTTCTACCTGAGAATATAAAACAGAGTCCAATTCTTTAGCCGTTAAAAGTTCATCATCTTTGTGTATCTGTAAATGTATATCAACGTCCATTTGACACCTTTCCACTGGTCCATCTTTTTGTTTAGCAAGAATAAAATCGTTTCTTTCTTGTAAATGCTTCATTATTCATTTCTCTCAAAAAAACTGCCATATAGTTTACTCTCTAGCAAATCAGGCTTCCATCATGTTAGAGAACAAATTCGTACACTACGACCAAAATGACAATAGATAGGTTAAATTGTATTGAAAGCAACGCATAAGAGCAAATGTGAGGGTATTTTACTAAAGATAAATATGTCATGCATAGTACTTTATTCCATGGCAGGGACTGGAATCATTTTATATCTAGTCAAACATATTCTCTTTCGTTAGAATACACCATAATTTATTTTTGTCATATCCGACCAGCTAATCAACCAACAAGAGGGATATATGTATTTAGATGCAATTAAAGCTGAACTTAATGAAGCACAAAAAGTATTAAACGACTTTGTAAACGATCCTAAGAATATTGCTCTCATTCAAGAAGCAGCAATGATCATTGCCGAAAGTTTTAAAAATGGCGGTAAAGTGTTATCTTGTGGCAACGGTGGATCTCACTGCGATGCAATGCACTTTGCAGAAGAATTAACTGGTCGCTATCGTGAAAATCGTCCTGGTTTTGCTGCTATTGCGATTTCTGATGTTAGTCACTTAAGTTGCGTGAGTAATGACTTTGGCTACGAATACGTTTTCTCACGTTATGTTGAAGCCGTTGGTCAAAAAGGTGACGTACTATTCGGGCTTTCTACATCAGGAAACTCAAAAAATATCTTAAATGCTATTGAAGCAGCAAAAGCAAAAGGCATGAAAGTTATTGCGATGACAGGGAAAGATGGTGGTAAAATGGCAGGACTTGCAGATGTTGAAATCCGTGTGCCGCACTTTGGCTATGCCGATCGCATTCAAGAAATCCATATCAAAGTGATTCATATTCTTATGATGCTTATCGAATTTGAAATGGCAAAACAACAAGCCTAATCATTCATTTTTTATTTTACAAGGCAAAAACATCTGCTTTTTGCCTTTTTTAGTTATTATGAAACAATATCTTCCTCTCAGTTTATATATCCATATTCCTTGGTGCGTTCAAAAATGTCCTTACTGCGATTTTAACTCCCATCAGCAAAAGGGCGAAATCCCAGAAAAAGCCTATATCACACATTTATTAGCCGATTTAGAGTCTGACTTAGCACGCTATGCAAAAGCGATTAATGGACGAACCCTATCCAGTATTTTTATTGGCGGAGGTACCCCAAGTCTATTCAAGCCTGAAAATATAGCTTATCTTCTTTCAGAAATTGCTAAAAAGATCCCATTTTCTGAAAATATTGAAATTACCATGGAAGCCAACCCTGGTACAATTGAAGCAAATAATTTTTCCAATTTCGCTCAAGCTGGGGTCACTCGTATTTCTATGGGAATCCAAAGTTTTGCTGACGATAAACTTATTCAGCTTGGACGTATTCATAATGGTCAACAAGCCAAACAAGCCATTTCACTTGCCCATAGTTTATGGGGGAATAAATTACAAAGTTTTAACCTTGATTTAATGCATGGATTACCGACTCAATCTCTTCATCAAGCTCTAGATGATTTAAAACAGGCAATTGAATTAAATCCACCACATCTATCATGGTATCAACTTACTATTGAACCTAATACTGCTTTTGCCTCTCGCCCTCCTATCCTACCCGATGATGATGAGCTTTGGGTAATTTTTGAAGAAGGGGATAAACTCCTTAAAGCGGCAGGTTACGAACAATATGAAACCTCTGCCTATGCAAAACCAGGATTCCAATGTCAACATAACTTAAATTATTGGCGTTTTGGCGATTACCTTGCTATAGGATGTGGTGCCCATGGCAAAATATCAGATGTAAGTAGCGATACTATTGGTCATATCATTCGTTTTAGTAAAACCAAACACCCACGGGGCTATTTACAGGGAAATTATCGCTATGAGGAACGCATTATTCCTCAAGATGAATTGGCTTTTGAGTTTTTCATGAACCGATTCCGATTATTAGAACCAGTGCCAAAGATAGAATTCGAAACTTTTACTGGGTTAAAATGCCAAGATGTTGCAACCCAAATAAATATAGCCTTACAGAAAGAATTTATTACAGAATCGCCAACCTATTGGCAAATTACTCAAAAAGGTAAATTATTTTTAAACGAATTATTAACCTTGTTTTTAGACTAAACAATGCCTCGTAAAAACGAGGCATTACTTTATTATGCAAAATATTGATAATCGATATTATTATCTGGGGTAATATTTTTTAGCATTTCACTCCAAGTTCGATAACTATATTCTTGAAGCTCACGTAAAATTTGACGAACCTTTTCTACATTCCCATTTTCACATTCAACTTTTAATAATGTATAGATATGAACTGCATTTTGCCGATTACCAAAAGATGTAAAATAAAAACTTGCAACACGTTGATAAATCGTATGAAAGCTATTTAAAATAAGTGCATACACTGGTTTTTCGTCAGCAAAAGCAAACTCTCTACATAATTGAAAATCGAACTCTGCGAAGGTTTGTGCATCGTCTTGCAATGTAGGAATAGTAAGTTTAGCAAAAACATTTTTAGCCGATTGATGATAATGTTGCACAGCATGCGGGATGTAATAGTTCATCACTTCTGTTCGTAACGTTACCACGTTTTCTACAATAAGCGGTGCTAAGTCTTTATCTAACGTCAATAATGTTTGAACAATTGCAGGCCCTGCAGTATGCCAAATATCATTAACTTTTGTCGGTTTACCATGTTGAATCGTCAACCAACCATCCCGAGCAAGACGTTGTAACACTTCCCTTAATGTTGTTCGTGTAACACCAATTTTTTCTGCTAATTCTCGTTCTGCAGGTAAACATTCTCCGGGAAGAAGATTTTTATACCAAATACTTTTAACGATATATTCTTCTGCGAGTTTTGCAGGACTTTGCGCAACAAGATCAAACTGATATTTTTTCATAATTATTTAGTTGTTTTTTTGAGTAAGTAATCCAAATATGGACAAATATTTTGTGATTTAGGTAACACTTTTGAGGTCAGTCAATGCAATCAAAGACTAGAGTATATTATAATTCTTAGCATGTTGTCATAGTTTTTAAGGATTTACCCGAATGAGTAGTTTCGATTCTTTATTTAAAAATTTCCTAGGACCAAGCGCAACTTGGTACAAGATTACTATTATATTTTTTCTAATTTTAAACCCGATTTTATTTTTTGCGGTAGATCATTTTATCGCAGGTTGGGTATTAGTTGCAGAATTTATTTTTACCCTCGCCATGGCATTAAAATGCTATCCGCTCCAACCCGGTGGATTATTAAGTCTTGAAGCCGTCCTTATTGGCATGACAACTCCACATCATATTTCTCAAGAAATTATGAATAATTTTGCGGTTATCTTACTTTTGATGTTTATGGTCGCGGGCATTTACTTTATGAAACAACTTTTGTTGTTTATTTTTACACGCCTATTATTAAGTATTCGTTCTAAAATTGTTTTATCTTTTGCTTTCTGTATAAGCGCAGCTTTCCTATCCGCATTTTTAGATGCATTAACCGTTGTTGCTGTAATCATTAGCGTGGGAATTGGTTTCTATGGTGTTTATCATAAAGTGGCTTCTGGTTTAGATTTCCAAGATTCAAATGATATCAAAGATGACAAAAATGTTGGTGAAGAACAACGCACTATTTTAGAAAATTTCCGTGCATTTTTAAGAAGTTTAATGATGCATGCAGCAATTGGTACCGCTTTAGGTGGTGTGCTCACTATGGTCGGTGAACCGCAAAATCTAATCATTGCTGAGCAAGCAAAATGGAACTTTGCTGAGTTTTTCTTACGCATGACTCCCGTCACTATCCCTGTCTTAATTTGTGGGCTACTTACTTGTCTATTTTTAGAAAAATTCAAAATTTTCGGCTATGGTGAAGAACTACCGCCTCAAGTTTTTGAAGTACTCCGCGACTATGCAAAACAAAGCGATGCTAAAATGACAAAACGTGATCGTATGAACCTTATCTTACAAGGCATCGTTGGTATTTGGCTCATTATCGGATTAGCTTTCCACCTCGCAGATGTTGGTTTAATCGGATTAACCGTGATCATTTTAGCCACTGCATTTTGTGGCATTACCGATGAACATCAAATTGGACGTGCATTCCAAGAGGCGTTGCCATTTACCGCACTTCTAGTAGTCTTCTTCTCTGTTGTTGCTGTAATTATTGATCAACACCTTTTTGCGCCATTAATTCATTATGTGCTTTCTGCTGAAAAAGAAACACAATTGTTGCTATTCTATGTTTTCAATGGATTATTATCTGCAATTTCCGATAACGTGTTCGTTGCAACGGTTTATATTAATGAAGCAAAAATGGCATTAGCACAAAATAATATTAGTTTGGAACAATTTGAACATATTGCTGTCGCAATTAATGCGGGAACTAACCTACCATCGGTTGCAACGCCAAATGGTCAAGCTGCCTTTTTATTCCTATTAACGTCTTCAATTGCGCCACTAATTCGCCTTTCTTATGGACGTATGGTATATATGGCATTACCTTATACTGTGGTGTTATCAATCGTTGGATTTTTTGCTGTAAAATATTTACTTCCATGGTTAACCGTTCTTATGGGATATCATTAATTTTCAAAGGATTATTATGTTTCGAACGATTAAAAATCTAAGTTCTCACCGTCTGTTATGGGCGGTGCTTATTTGGTCTGCAATTATTTTTGAAGGGACTGCGTTATTTTTTCAATATGGAATGGGATTTTCCCCATGCGTCATGTGTGTATATGAGCGCGTAGCATTGTTCTGTATTTTATTCTCATGTCTCATTGCTTGGTTTGCTCCACAAACATGGTTTTGGCGTATTCTTGGATTAATCCTTGCACTAATTAGTAGTATCAAAGGTACTTTAATTGCTTTAAAACATGTGGATTTTCAACTCCACCCTTCTCCTTGGAATCAATGTGAAATTATTCCTGACTTTCCACATTGGTTACAATTAGATAAATGGCTGCCATTTTTGTTCCATCCAACTGGATCATGTAGCGATAAAGTCTGGACATTCCTTAATTTATCTATGGCACAATGGATTTCTGTTATGTTTATTGCTTACGTTGTTGTATTCATTATTATATTAATCAGTCAATTTATCAGCAGTCAACCTAAGCGCTTAATTTTTCATAAAAATAATTAAGATAATTCGAGTAAAATAATAACGCCTCAATTTTCGTAAAATTTTATGATTTATAGACGTTACTTAAATATCAAAGGAGAGCTAATATGTTCGTTAAAATTTATGGTCGTCCAAACTGCCCATACTGCGATAAAGCAAAAGCACTCGCAGAAAAATTAAAAACCACAATGCCAGATTTTGATTATGAATATATCGATATCATTGTAGCAGGCTTAGATAAAGATGATTTATCTGATATGGCAGGTCGTCCAGTAAGTACTGTTCCGCAAATTTTTATGAATGAAATGTATGTCGGCGGATTTACTGATTTTGATGCGTTGATGAAACAACTTCTTAATAAATAATAAAAAACGGTATCATATGATACCGTTTTTTCTTTATTTTATTTTCTTTTCTAATGCTTTAAGGCGTTTATGCATTGATTGAATATCCATTGTCAACGCCGCAGTCTTACGCCATTCTTTATTAGGTTGGAGTGGAATACCAGATGAGTAAACACCTGGCTCGGTAATTGGACGCATTACCATTCCCATGCCAGTAATATTCACCTGATCACAAATTTCCATATGACCATTGATCACACTTGCTCCACCAATTAAGCAATAACGTCCCACTTTAAGACTTCCTGCCATTACAACACCACCAGCTACGGCTGTACCAGTACCAATATGTACATTGTGTGCAATTTGACAAAGGTTATCAATAATCACATTATCTTCAATAACAGTTGGATCGAGCGCCCCACTATCTATACAAGTACAAGCACCAATTTCAACATTATTTCCAATAATTACGCCACCAGTTTGAGGAATTTTCACCCAACGACCACGCTCATTGGCGTAGCCAAAACCATCGCCACCAATTACTGTACTAGATTGAATTAAGCAGTGACTACCAATTTTAACATTATGATAAATGGATACATTAGCCCATAGTTGAGTATGCGCACCGATTTCGGAATTTTTCCCGATAAAACAACCTGCACCAATAACTGCATTATCACCAATTTTAGCCCCACTTTCGATAACTGCATGAGCGCCAACACTCACATTCTCACCAAGGTAAGCATCAGCTGCGATAACTGCTGTTGAATGAATATTTTCTGCAGATTTAGGTGTTTTATCCATAAGTTGTGCTAATTTTGCGTAAGCCAAGTAAGGATCTTTTGCAATCAATAAATTGCTTTCCTCACGACAAAATGGCACATCTTCTTCGGTAACAACTAAGATGCCTGCCTGAGATTTTTCAAGTTCTGAACGGAATTTTTGATTTGAAATAAATGTTAATTGATTTGCTTTTGCTGATGTTAGAGGTGCAATACTCTCAACACAATAATCGGCATCCCCCCGAAAAGAAATGCCGAGATTATCAGCTAAAGACTTTAGCGAATAAATTTGCATGCGTTATTTAGCCTTTGTATTTGCTTTTGTTTCTGATTCTAAAACATGTAATACATCTTGTGTAAGATCTTTACCTTTTGCTGCATAAACTGCTGCTTTTTCATCTAATACAAGAGTATATTTCTTTTCTTGCGCAACTTTATCAGTTGCCACTTGAATTTCTTTTAATAGACGTTGATTTGTTGCAACAACCGCTTGTTGATTTTCTGCATTGAATGCCATTGAAGCTGATTGTAAACGTTCATATAAGCCTTTTAATTCACCTTCACTTTTTTTAGCGAATGCAGCGATATCTGCTTGACGTTGTTTCATTTGAGCTTGAGTCAATTTTGGTGCGGCTTTTTCTAACGCTTTTACTTTTGCTTCTACTTCTTTAGCAAATTTTTCTTTTGCAGCTAAGAATTGTTTTTCTTGTGTTTGAAGTTTTGCAGCAGGTGCTTTAAATTCCTGTTGTAATTTTTCAAACGCAGCTTGGCGATCTGGATGATGAGAATATAAGTATTGTACGTTAATAATACCTACATTTTCATCCGCCATTGCAACACCAGATGCTAAGCCAGCAACCAAAGTAAGTGCGGTTAATTTTGCAATTTTTTTCATTTTAATATCCTTACGGTTAAAGTTTACTTATTTAAATATGGCTTTACACTGGGTAAAGACCTCCTTACGTATATTAAGACGTAAATAATATAAAAAAGTTCACTAGAATGAGCTACCTACAGAAAATTGAAATTGTTCAATATCATCGTTAGCATATTTCTTAATTGGTTTTGCATAAGAGAATTGCAATAATCCAATTGGAGAAAACCACTGGAATGCCACCCCTGTTGATGCACGGATACGAGATGGGTCACCGAAATCTGGTAAGTTCTTATACATTTTACCATCTTTTTTCCAATGTGTATCCCATACGCTCGCCGCATCCACAAAGACAGATGTTCTTACATTAATTTGGTTTTTATCTGATAAAAATGGTGTTGGTACAATTAGTTCAGCAGTTGCTAAGCCCATTGCATTACCACCTACAACATCGTCGCTATTTATACAGAAATTATAGCCACCCTGAATATTTGAATTTAAGTTACAAGTTTGACCACGTCCTTGAGCATAAATTGCTGTAGGACCAACCGCACCATATGCGAAACCACGTAGGCTACCGATACCACCAGCACTATAATATTGATAGAATGGTAAACGACGTCCACCAAAGCCATCTGCATAATTTGCGGAAACTTTACCATGAAGTACCCATAGGTGATCACGATCAAGTGGATAATATCCTTGTGCTTCGGCATTTAGGCTATAATATTTATTATCAGAACCTGGTAACATAACACGTCCACCAAAATTCGCTCTTACGCCAGAAGTCGGGAAGAAACCACGATCAAGACTGTTGTAGTTCCATCCAAAAGATAATGGATAGTCTAATGAATTAAAATTCCATCCACCGTAATTCATTGATTCTTTATAGAGCCAACGGTGATATTCTGGTGTCACGTCGTAAAGTTTGTTTTTAATAATGCCTAGTCCAATATAGTAGGCATTGTTTTCATTTACAGGGAAACTTAAAGTACCATTTACCCCATAGCTAGTTTTGCTATAGCTTGCTACGTTATCATTTGATGAGTTATCGTATTTATTATAGAAAATACTTCCACCTAAACTTACCCCATCTTTTGTAAAATAAGGTTCGTTATAAGTTAAACTTAAATTTTTACCATAATCATCATGAGAACCTTGTAAGGCTACAGAAGATCCCAATCCTAAGAAGTTATCTTGCTGTACACTTACGTTATAACTAAAACCACTTTCAGTACCATACCCGATACCAAAGTTGACACTTCCCGTATTACGTTCTTTTACTTTATAAATAACATCTAGTTGGTCATCTTTACCTGGTACAGAAACAGTTTGCGCATCAACGGTTTCAAAGAAACCTGTACGATCTAGACGAACTTTCCCTAGCTGTACAAGTTGAGATGAAAGCCAGCTACCTTCTTGTTGGCGCATTTCTTGGCGTAATGTACTATCAGATGTTGAAGTATTACCTTCAAAACGAATTTCACGAACGGTATAACGTTTTCCTGCATTCACAACAAAGGTTAAGGTCATGGTTTTATTTGCATCATCAAACTTCGGACTCACTTGTACTTGCGGTCTGCCATATCCCTGATTTCCTAAAACGGCTTTAATTTTATCTTCAGCTGCCGCAACATCTGTTTGGCGGAAAGTTTCACCCAATTTAATTTCTTTCAAGGCATCATCAAATTTACTCGGTGCAATACCACCAAGATCACCAACAATCTGTGCATGTGTTACGCTATATTGTTCACCTTCATTGATATCAATGGTCACATTCGCTTGAGTCTTATCTTTATTTAGCTGAACATCCGTCCCAGTGATTTGCATTTTTGCATAACCATGATTGAGATAGAATTGGTGAAGTGCATCTAAATCTTTACCAAATTTCGCTTCTTCAAATTTTCCACCAAATAATTTCCACCATGCTGTCGGAGAAAGACTCATTTCATCTTCCAAATCACCACTACTAAACGCTTTATTACCGTGGAAGGTAATAGACTCTAATACCGCTTTCTCGCCTTCATTGATAATGAGTTTTACGTTAGCTCGATTATTTGGCAAACGTGTAATTTCAGGGGTAACAGTTGCATTATAATGTCCTGTACTTTGAAAATATTTCACCATTTCTTGTGCAAAATTATTCAATTTAGCACGATTTAAAATATCGCCTTGTGCAAATCCACTATTTTTTAAGT from Actinobacillus delphinicola encodes the following:
- a CDS encoding multicopper oxidase domain-containing protein codes for the protein MKTPRISRRQFFKLAGATSALSLIPESVLAATRKPLIIPPLLSNERGRPVFLTISTAQATLSNSIINVWGFNGRYLGPTIKLQRGEFAKFSWQNQLSQSLAISLQGLQTEGELYGDLSRTLKPQQSWAPIVPISQPPGCLYYHACTWKNSAYQTYRGLAGLCIVEDPKLNVDLPNQYGVTDIPLILQDMQLSEKGEQIYQTDDYHFFGNRLFVNGQENSFFNALTGMIRLRLVNASVSRAYHLHFEDDRSFQLIARDQGFLPQAVTVKSLHLAPSARAEILVDLSQGGNAKLLAGEKQDLFNRIKDLFDPHILTNHLVVELRTMGLASAFNSPKHYQFPTDAPTALNSAIQQTRHILIDTEKATMNGETFDPRRLDIRARKGTTERWIIQTTNPTTFCVRGAKFVVSKVGKQPQSPETLSWCDSVYIPNTVELLVRFDEHSSNQFPFFYGAADLALVDAGCMGSLVVE
- the lpcA gene encoding D-sedoheptulose 7-phosphate isomerase, with protein sequence MYLDAIKAELNEAQKVLNDFVNDPKNIALIQEAAMIIAESFKNGGKVLSCGNGGSHCDAMHFAEELTGRYRENRPGFAAIAISDVSHLSCVSNDFGYEYVFSRYVEAVGQKGDVLFGLSTSGNSKNILNAIEAAKAKGMKVIAMTGKDGGKMAGLADVEIRVPHFGYADRIQEIHIKVIHILMMLIEFEMAKQQA
- a CDS encoding 1-acylglycerol-3-phosphate O-acyltransferase; translation: MLAIIRFILVLISCILICLLGTIYSLIRFKNPNNVGQISRWFGRLNRLFGLKVEYRFNPKSPTTPAIYISNHQNNYDMVTLAYMVQPRTVSVGKRSLMWIPLFGILFWASGNIFLDRNNRKKAQHTMNELANRINKDQLSLWIFPEGTRSRGRGLLPFKTGAFHAAIAAGVPIVPVICSTTHNQVKWNRWDNGYAICEELDPIDVSGYTRDNVRELAAYCRDVMEKRIAELDAEVAAKEKMKKD
- the hemW gene encoding radical SAM family heme chaperone HemW gives rise to the protein MKQYLPLSLYIHIPWCVQKCPYCDFNSHQQKGEIPEKAYITHLLADLESDLARYAKAINGRTLSSIFIGGGTPSLFKPENIAYLLSEIAKKIPFSENIEITMEANPGTIEANNFSNFAQAGVTRISMGIQSFADDKLIQLGRIHNGQQAKQAISLAHSLWGNKLQSFNLDLMHGLPTQSLHQALDDLKQAIELNPPHLSWYQLTIEPNTAFASRPPILPDDDELWVIFEEGDKLLKAAGYEQYETSAYAKPGFQCQHNLNYWRFGDYLAIGCGAHGKISDVSSDTIGHIIRFSKTKHPRGYLQGNYRYEERIIPQDELAFEFFMNRFRLLEPVPKIEFETFTGLKCQDVATQINIALQKEFITESPTYWQITQKGKLFLNELLTLFLD
- the fadR gene encoding fatty acid metabolism transcriptional regulator FadR, yielding MKKYQFDLVAQSPAKLAEEYIVKSIWYKNLLPGECLPAERELAEKIGVTRTTLREVLQRLARDGWLTIQHGKPTKVNDIWHTAGPAIVQTLLTLDKDLAPLIVENVVTLRTEVMNYYIPHAVQHYHQSAKNVFAKLTIPTLQDDAQTFAEFDFQLCREFAFADEKPVYALILNSFHTIYQRVASFYFTSFGNRQNAVHIYTLLKVECENGNVEKVRQILRELQEYSYRTWSEMLKNITPDNNIDYQYFA
- the lpxH gene encoding UDP-2,3-diacylglucosamine diphosphatase → MHKTFFISDLHLSDGRPDLTALFVDFIQKHAKTADKLYILGDLFDFWIGDDEKSPVIDIVKTQLLELSEQGIECYFVAGNRDFLVGKRFAQACHMTLLPDYTVIDLYGKPTLLCHGDTLCIDDVKYQQYRKKVQQKWRQWLFLKLPLALRLKIAQKIRQKSQADKRQKAIEIMDVNADFVTKIMRQFQVKTVIHGHTHRQNIHEITEGMRIVLGDWGKTSSILCVESDGKCSFFNESLS
- the nhaB gene encoding sodium/proton antiporter NhaB, yielding MSSFDSLFKNFLGPSATWYKITIIFFLILNPILFFAVDHFIAGWVLVAEFIFTLAMALKCYPLQPGGLLSLEAVLIGMTTPHHISQEIMNNFAVILLLMFMVAGIYFMKQLLLFIFTRLLLSIRSKIVLSFAFCISAAFLSAFLDALTVVAVIISVGIGFYGVYHKVASGLDFQDSNDIKDDKNVGEEQRTILENFRAFLRSLMMHAAIGTALGGVLTMVGEPQNLIIAEQAKWNFAEFFLRMTPVTIPVLICGLLTCLFLEKFKIFGYGEELPPQVFEVLRDYAKQSDAKMTKRDRMNLILQGIVGIWLIIGLAFHLADVGLIGLTVIILATAFCGITDEHQIGRAFQEALPFTALLVVFFSVVAVIIDQHLFAPLIHYVLSAEKETQLLLFYVFNGLLSAISDNVFVATVYINEAKMALAQNNISLEQFEHIAVAINAGTNLPSVATPNGQAAFLFLLTSSIAPLIRLSYGRMVYMALPYTVVLSIVGFFAVKYLLPWLTVLMGYH
- the dsbB gene encoding disulfide bond formation protein DsbB, yielding MFRTIKNLSSHRLLWAVLIWSAIIFEGTALFFQYGMGFSPCVMCVYERVALFCILFSCLIAWFAPQTWFWRILGLILALISSIKGTLIALKHVDFQLHPSPWNQCEIIPDFPHWLQLDKWLPFLFHPTGSCSDKVWTFLNLSMAQWISVMFIAYVVVFIIILISQFISSQPKRLIFHKNN
- a CDS encoding GrxA family glutaredoxin produces the protein MFVKIYGRPNCPYCDKAKALAEKLKTTMPDFDYEYIDIIVAGLDKDDLSDMAGRPVSTVPQIFMNEMYVGGFTDFDALMKQLLNK